From one Branchiostoma floridae strain S238N-H82 chromosome 3, Bfl_VNyyK, whole genome shotgun sequence genomic stretch:
- the LOC118412135 gene encoding uncharacterized protein LOC118412135, translating to MQQPTDTAVSKGTSSGGCTAELRPESTVSVVSLGGGDADSSTRKDVQFLQLYNNLWYGQMCALPRLQGRSTGYHRASSASTPGPRPILCHLPIASPLGKSVISPSGSIPQCRHASSITRNIQSSNSRLFSPLFTSTPTNQSPGQPDFSPPRYVLDTTTSSSKPPSVERHFVFSTSTHVAVPLYSPHSGLTTAPKGRHPIVLANCLSSPPSYVGKALTHAAERVFTTMASHTLPKPPSCSALIGSMTASSNNSSENKGKTQDSNLQNKEVMVPPPRRPVGPRRCLAKEFGHEHPRKHHQVTKDDIECSVLPATPCTSSNPCQHGSCESPFGERVPMVTTVRPSQVRLPVPKPNKSAPAIPAYLTKTSPEDTPYFMPSPVYLLSGKQCSTGKHPRVLQSPGITKSTVDMKPSVRMRPTLPKQGSTSYTVQLIPRSNQAPTYLSKVPGTVMVENTALSNPKILSGKTGLFPQGANKATVLLSSTGLKQRPCAGESRSRHNTPNSQSATDKICNPAAVQSSDFDPSVFLVALPGTGVGVCKKEKSESYITDEPLSKKNSERWLHRKTTESGSDLQSDATKDHCADVPLDILCEHFDNMSSYGRKCRGATQVYGFSFAPIPQPEGYHVICPHCGRELSRERPQASPATDPVSWYDRNCYICQQNPYKARCYT from the exons ATGCAGCAGCCGACAGACACAGCCGTCTCTAAGGGTACGTCTAGCGGAGGATGTACGGCGGAACTGCGGCCAGAGAGCACAGTCTCTGTAGTGAGTCTTGGTGGCGGCGATGCTGATTCTTCTACTAGGAAAGACGTGCAGTTTCTGCAACTGTACAACAATCTATG GTATGGGCAGATGTGCGCGCTTCCCCGGCTTCAGGGCAGGTCCACTGGATATCACCGGGCATCCTCGGCTTCTACCCCCGGGCCCAGGCCGATTCTGTGCCACCTTCCGATCGCATCTCCCCTCGGTAAGAGCGTTATCTCACCATCGGGCTCAATCCCACAATGTAGACACGCAAGCAGCATTACTCGCAATATCCAAAGCAGCAACTCCAGACTTTTTTCTCCACTCTTTACTTCAACTCCTACAAACCAGAGCCCTGGTCAACCCGACTTCAGTCCGCCTCGCTACGTTCTTGATACAACGACGTCGTCGTCAAAGCCGCCTTCTGTAGAACGCCACTTCGTGTTTTCTACGTCGACCCACGTCGCAGTGCCTTTGTATAGTCCACACAGTGGTTTGACTACGGCACCGAAAGGAAGACATCCGATTGTGCTAGCAAATTGTCTGTCATCCCCGCCATCTTATGTAGGTAAAGCGCTTACCCATGCTGCTGAACGAGTGTTCACAACAATGGCGTCTCACACTTTGCCCAAACCACCGTCGTGTTCAGCTCTCATAGGGTCGATGACCGCCTCCTCAAATAATTCTTCGGAAAACAAAGGCAAAACACAGGATTCTAATCTACAGAACAAAGAGGTCATGGTTCCTCCACCAAGGCGTCCAGTTGGACCACGGAGATGTCTGGCTAAAGAATTTGGACATGAACATCCTCGAAAACATCACCAGGTCACAAAGGACGACATCGAATGCTCGGTGCTTCCCGCAACGCCCTGTACAAGCTcaaacccatgccaacatggctCATGTGAATCTCCTTTTGGTGAACGTGTCCCCATGGTTACAACAGTTCGTCCAAGCCAAGTACGGCTACCCGTGCCTAAGCCGAATAAATCTGCACCAGCCATCCCAGCGTATTTGACAAAGACGAGCCCTGAAGACACACCATACTTCATGCCCTCCCCTGTATATCTACTGTCAGGTAAACAGTGTTCGACCGGGAAGCATCCACGCGTGCTGCAATCTCCAGGCATCACCAAGTCAACAGTCGATATGAAACCGTCCGTCAGGATGCGGCCGACACTTCCAAAGCAAGGGAGTACTTCTTACACTGTTCAACTCATTCCCAGATCCAACCAAGCCCCCACGTATCTGTCCAAAGTACCGGGAACTGTAATGGTAGAGAATACAGCATTGAGTAATCCTAAAATTCTGTCAGGGAAGACTGGGTTGTTCCCTCAGGGCGCTAACAAAGCCACTGTTCTGCTGTCATCCACTGGGCTAAAACAGAGGCCGTGTGCGGGAGAAAGCCGGTCTCGGCACAACACACCAAACAGCCAGTCAGCCACGGATAAAATCTGTAACCCAGCGGCGGTGCAGTCATCGGATTTTGATCCATCAGTGTTCCTGGTAGCTTTACCAGGTACAGGGGTGGGTGTTTGCAAGAAAGAAAAGTCTGAATCTTACATCACAGACGAACCTCTCTCAAAGAAAAATTCAGAACGATGGCTTCATAGAAAGACTACAGAAAGTGGATCTGACTTACAGAGTGACGCCACGAAAGATCATTGCGCCGATGTCCCTTTAGATATTCTCTGTGAACACTTTGATAACATGTCAAGTTACGGTCGAAAATGTAGAGGTGCAACGCAAGTGTATGGGTTCTCCTTTGCTCCCATTCCACAGCCCGAAGGATATCACGTCATTTGCCCGCACTGCGGGAGGGAGCTTTCCCGGGAGAGACCACAGGCCAGCCCCGCTACTGACCCCGTCAGCTGGTACGATAGAAACTGTTACATCTGTCAGCAAAACCCTTACAAAGCTAGGTGTTACACGTAA
- the LOC118412713 gene encoding uncharacterized protein LOC118412713 produces MKTGVLLTCTLMLMAAEATGQVIRLVGGSHPAEGRVEVFHDGQWGTVCDDHWDMDNAEVVCRMLGFSGAEAAHDKAHFGEGSDPIWLDNVKCEGHETSLFDCRNRGWGIENCDHDDDAGVTCTICTASDTSLCHADATCSEEGECVCNDRLRGDGTATGTGCHEPNCWEIYHHSGKTESGVYKLAIDGVDGTVDVYCDMETAGGGWTVIQRRQDGSIAFDKTWDEYKQGFGDKSGEYWLGNEIIHSLTDQDDTEYQLRVDLEDWEDNAVFQLYSSFSIDDEGDKYQLHLSETDGNAGDSMSDNENEYFSTKDDDNDGSSSTDCSEDYGDDGGWWFSDCGPSNLNGEYVDCQDSCEYKQGVFWDGWRGTEYSLKAVSMKIRPPVDECSLGWDNCHEEATCEDTTFSFTCTCNDGYTGNGFTCTDVDECEDMYLSHCDAQATCTNTVGSFTCSCNEGYFGDGVDHCTALEFPDCGIDNVTVSWTLPEADLDIGAYRIQYQHEGGLLQELSGPPAAEDTMATVSGLWANTEYTFTVTALDQEGQEILTGSGKKTTEGVVTNVECAEASMKLTIPLAGLPGVDVNNMHLQDDTCQATVTETEVILETGFTDCGTVKHTNLANDKYIFINEAIAHQETLENGVVRGTAFRQSFQCEFIHQFVISQGREVMYNIPSPSVEVVNANDGVLTFNMNMYPSEEFGSPFSSEDFPMMVTPSDRLYFGLSVDSSLSVLELFTQHCVATPTMDPDGSPQVNIIQDGCKIEPSLEMDSERSNDMAEFFSVDAFSFLNADDSSMVYFHCTMLVCLKDDVNSRCKEGCIPAIRRKRAPRGSRVRREGSSYSAALVHLGPIMKDKGEESALASAVPTVGIAAGAVAGFVGLLLLVAVVSHTRKPRGVPGTSGKPEDRVGLDNNSFIMQAQMERWGPRPASRPQ; encoded by the exons ATGAAGACAGGGGTGCTCTTGACCTGTACCCTGATGCTTATGGCCGCTGAAGCGACTGGTCAAG TTATCCGGCTTGTTGGCGGGAGCCACCCAGCCGAGGGAAGAGTGGAGGTCTTCCACGACGGCCAATGGGGGACCGTCTGTGATGACCATTGGGATATGGACAACGCTGAGGTGGTGTGTCGGATGCTCGGATTCTCGGGCGCCGAGGCTGCACACGATAAAGCACATTTCGGCGAGGGCTCGGATCCCATCTGGCTAGACAATGTAAAATGCGAGGGTCACGAGACAAGTCTGTTTGACTGCAGGAACAGGGGATGGGGGATTGAAAACTGCgaccatgatgatgatgctggTGTAACTTGTACTA TTTGCACGGCTTCAGATACATCACTATGTCACGCCGACGCCACGTGCTCAGAGGAAGGGGAATGTGTCTGTAACGACCGGTTGAGAGGAGATGGCACCGCCACAGGAACCGGATGTCACG AGCCCAATTGTTGGGAGATCTACCATCATTCAGGAAAGACTGAAAGCGGTGTTTACAAACTCGCGATTGATGGTGTAGATGGCACCGTAGATGTGTACTGTGACATGGAGACTGCAG GAGGCGGCTGGACTgtgatccagcggcggcaggacgggtcgATTGCCTTTGACAAGACATGGGACGAGTACAAACAGGGGTTTGGGGACAAGAGCGGAGAGTACTGGCTTGGGAACGAAATCATCCACTCCCTGACCGACCAGGACGACACGGAATACCAACTGCGAGTTGACCTTGAGGACTGGGAAGACAACGCTGTCTTTCAACTGTACAGTTCCTTCTC GATCGACGACGAGGGAGACAAGTACCAACTTCACCTCTCGGAAACGGACGGGAATGCCGGGGACTCTATGAGCGACAACGAGAACGAATATTTCTCCACTaaagatgatgacaatgatggaTCATCAAGTACAGATTGTTCTGAGGATTATGGAGATGACGGTGGATGGTGGTTTTCAGACTGCGGCCCTTCCAACCTCAACGGAGAGTACGTGGACTGCCAGGATTCTTGTGAGTACAAGCAAGGTGTGTTTTGGGACGGCTGGAGAGGCACCGAGTACTCCCTGAAGGCCGTGTCCATGAAGATAAGACCCCCCGTAG ACGAATGCAGTCTTGGCTGGGACAACTGTCACGAGGAAGCGACTTGCGAAGACACAAccttcagttttacctgcacctgtaacGATGGATACACTGGCAATGgattcacctgtacag ACGTGGACGAATGTGAAGACATGTACTTGTCACACTGTGATGCACAAGCAACTTGCACCAACACTGTCGGCAGTTTCACCTGTTCGTGTAACGAAGGATACTTCGGCGATGGAGTCGACCACTGCACCG CCCTGGAGTTTCCCGACTGTGGGATAGACAACGTCACCGTGTCCTGGACTCTACCAGAGGCGGACCTGGACATCGGGGCATACAGAATCCAGTACCAGCACGAGGGAGGCCTGCTCCAGGAACTGTCCGGCCCGCCAGCAGCGGAGGACACCATGGCGACTGTCTCGGGACTGTGGGCGAACACAGAGTACACTTTCACCGTCACTGCCCTAGACCAGGAAGGCCAGGAAATTCTAACTGGCAGCGGCAAGAAAACTACAG AAGGGGTTGTGACCAACGTAGAATGCGCTGAAGCAAGTATGAAGCTGACGATTCCACTGGCAGGGCTGCCAGGTGTGGACGTGAACAACATGCATCTGCAGGACGACACCTGCCAGGCTACTGTTACCGAAACAGAGGTGATCTTGGAGACTGGGTTCACGGATTGCGGGACTGTTAAACAC ACGAATCTCGCCAATGACAAGTACATCTTCATCAACGAGGCCATCGCTCACCAGGAGACGCTGGAGAACGGAGTTGTGAGGGGGACAGCTTTCAGACAGAGTTTCCAGTGTGAGTTCATCCATCAGTTCGTTATCTCTCAGGGAAGAGAGGTCATGTACAACATCCCTTCTCCTAG TGTGGAGGTTGTGAACGCCAATGACGGTGTCTTGACCTTCAACATGAACATGTACCCTTCTGAAGAATTCGGTAGTCCGTTCAGCTCCGAAGACTTCCCAATGATG GTGACTCCCTCTGACCGTTTGTACTTCGGACTGAGTGTGGACTCGTCTCTCAGCGTCCTGGAGCTCTTTACTCAGCACTGTGTCGCCACACCAACCATGGACCCGGACGGATCTCCACAAGTAAACATCATACAAGACGG GTGTAAAATAGAACCGTCCTTGGAAATGGATAGCGAGCGCTCAAACGACATGGCCGAGTTCTTCTCTGTGGATGCCTTCAGTTTTCTCAATGCCGATGACTCCAGCATG GTGTACTTCCATTGCACCATGCTAGTCTGCCTTAAGGACGACGTCAACTCCCGGTGCAAAGAGGGATGCATCCCTGCCATAAGGCGCAAGCGTGCCCCGAGAGGGTCCCGAGTCCGCCGCGAGGGCAGCAGTTACAGTGCAGCTTTGGTCCACCTGGGCCCCATCATGAAGGATAAGGGAGAAGAATCAGCTCTAG CTTCAGCCGTCCCCACTGTTGGTATAGCTGCCGGAGCTGTCGCTGGGTTTGTTGGCCTCCTACTATTGGTCGCTGTCGTGAGTCACACGAGGAAGCCACGCGGTGTCCCAGGCACCAGTGGAAAGCCAGAGGATCGTGTCG GACTGGACAACAACTCGTTCATCATGCAGGCGCAGATGGAGCGGTGGGGACCCAGGCCTGCTTCGCGGCCTCAGTAG